The stretch of DNA TCTTATATAgaataagagtgagtctcatgtgagaccgtctcacggatcataatccgtgagacgggtcaatcttacccatattcacaataaaaagtaatacttttagcataaaaagtaatactttttcatgggtgacccaaataagagatccgtctcacaaatacgacccgtgagaccgtctcacacaagtttttgccatagaATAATCCCAATGGATGTGGGTCCGATCACTTTCAGTTCACAGGGCTGTTCCCACAGTATACgaataaaatgaaaaattatgtCTCGTCCGGAGACGgattctttttaattttttgaaaaaactaACCACTTGCAAATAcacattatttaattatattttaaattctaaaGATTTGGATGCATATGGCTAATAATTGCGGGCAGAAATGGAGTATTGTAATCCACCCCTGATCAATGTTGTATCTGAAAGATGTGATACCCATTAATTTTTCCCCCTTGACTACGAATTAATACCTCCCCAGAAAGTTAAAATCGATATAAGAttgaaatttatataaaaaaaaattcaaactttATATTAATTTCTTCAAAATACAATAGTTGGTTTATCTGAAACAGAGCCATATATGAAAATGTTGGTTGGTTGGTTTGCTTTGGTTTTCTTACAATTTGTAGATGATAAGAAAGCAGGGTAACAAGGCGCGTGAATCAAATACAAGTAACTCACCGGTTTCACCACTTACCGAATCAAATTTGATTCCCCCGTCGATCAACGACCCATAATCCAGTTGCTTGTGGATCCGACCCGCTATGACCCGGCAAACGAGCATGGCTCGCCTTCCCTTTCCACCTCCCGCGCTCTCATGAGCCTCTCCGCAACCAGGAAATGTACAAACAGCTGCAGCCCCTTTGCCGCCGTGGAAAGCCCATATGTCGCTTTCGCCCACGCACGTGCCGCCTGGACTTGGAGCGGTGGCGCCCAGGCAGTAAAATCTCATCACCTCATTCCCATCGGCTACGGACCGCGCGTGGTCCTCACCCCCATCTCCGCCAACGGCGCTGCAGCTGGCCCTGCATTTCACCACCTCTCTGTATTCCTCGAACCGGGATACGGTACGCGTCAAATTGTGGATCTTGAACACCATCTCCACCCTACCGGAGAAATGCTTCTCACCCCAGCTGGTGTGGAATATTATCTCCACCACATTACGCGAGGCGTGGCCTTCGGGTAGCTCGGTGAGAGAAGAGAAAAATGATGATTCGGTGCTGCTGGGACGGGTCCTGTCAGGGGGATGTAAACCGGGTTCGGGGCTTCTGACGACGGGCCTTCTCGGTTGCGGTGTTTGGGGTGATCTTTTCTTTGGCTTTATCTTTTTGGATTTGGATTGTTTTGTGATTTCTACAATGTCTCCGAGACTCTGAACGCTGTTTTTGCAACTGGAAGAGTTGGACAGCAAATGGGGATGGGTTTTGGTGCTTGGACGGCGGTGGTGTACGACGTCGTCTAATGCTTTCGATTTGCAATGCAAAGATTTCATCCATTTAGTGGCCATTTCCGACCGACCAACTTTGGAAGAACACTGCTCTTCAAACTTTCAGCGGTCCcccttctctctctctctctctttccgtgtatatgtatatatatactagaaTATAAGCATATCACTGGTCATTAATGTGTTTGATACGGGTAATTACTGCGTGTAGGTGTGTGAATTGTGGAGAGGGAAGAGAGTTACAGCGGGAAAAATATGGAATGCAGTAGACAATGGCGATATTATATGGAAGGAGAAATCAGACTGCGTGACTGTCAACCTCGCGAGATTACCAAAATGTCCTTCGGCCTTTGAAAAGGCTGGTTTGCATGTATTGTAGCTAGAGCTGCATGATCCATTcattaaataaatcaaatattacgTATATTGAATGAACCTACCAAATGACTACTGGTGATCGATCTCtaaattatatgatttgatttggggGATTTCATTGTTTATGTAATGTTAGCATCTACGCTCTAGCTAGCTCCTTCCCCGTCTAAATTATGAATTGGCACAAACTGAAaacatcaaaaaaaaaaaatttctagtgaCACGGATTGTTTTTATTGGTTGATGTTTTGATGCTCGAAAGTAAATGAATAATTGGCCTTATAACTTTCAGAAATATACTTCTATCTGGATAATTTTAGAAAAGAAAGCACGAGATTTCCACGAGGAAACTGATTGATATTAATAGAAGTGGAAACGTGACCTTTGAGAATTGGTATTCTGGAATTTTGCGAGCTTGAGATTGACATTAGGAACATATGGTTCcaaatatccttgagaaagtaaaatattttttgccaagtttttGGTCCGTAACCCTGGAATCACGGGTCCTCCTGATTCGTTAAGTACGTGGAAATTTAGAAAATAGTTAAAGTTGAGTGAAATGGTAGGCCAAATATGTCAAACAAAATAAATGAGCTGACATATGTAAATGGAATGGATTACCGTTTCATGTATTTGGGGTAATTACTTTTGCCCGCCCGCTATGAAGAAgtttttttatttcaggttcGTTTCATAGAGAAGTCAATATCATATATTTACACTCTGGTATATTAGACAACATTTAATAATTATAGAACATTTTGATAGAATTTTATCATTTCTTGCATCTCATTGTTGTTACGGAAGAGACTACCTAGAAAAAGAATACAATTGAATCTATGtcgataaaaaaatttatagttTGGATTAGACGTACGTAAGCGCTTTCTCAACCTGGGCCGGCATAATTGTCTTCTTGGTGGAGCAATGAACTGTTTGGACTAGTGACTCATAGGAAACAAGTTCCCCCCCTCACGTTTTTATGTGATTACAATTTCATAGAATTGTAAGCAACATGGTTCTAGACAAAGTTTGCTCTGCAGCAAAGAGTGTCTATTTTGTCCCGGTATTGTCTAAAATGTACTAGAAATTAGACAAAAGAATCTAGGATAAAGTACGTAGTTTCGAAAAATTAtataacaaaattattttttagtgTTTGACATTTTCGGGAAAAAAATTAGAGGCTACTTCCCAACGGTATAAACTAATTGGGATGAACGCAACATACTTATTGaattataaaaagaatttaccaaaatttaataactcctaataatatgatatatatgtaGTCAAACATCGGTTTATGCCTTGTGTACTAGGCTTGGTGGCTAGCTTAAAGGCAGATAGATTTTGAGACATATCTCAGGTTCTGAAGCCTATCTCCATCGGATTCGCTCCACACTGACAAGCCATCCACTCCACAAATTACCCCTCGAACGAATTTCTTGTGCGTaggaaaattaattaaattgaaaaaaaatgaaaggATATTGTGAATAAAATTCACTGAGAATAGGGGTagaaaaaattcgaaattttcagTATACCAAATATTTTGGTAAGATACGATAACAATATCGAAATTTCACCATACCGACATTTTCAAAACgataataatatgaaatttttgaaaattttacttTATACCGAAATACGAAAATAATTGTTAGGTATATACCAAAGAAGAATAGAAAGAGGATGGAAACTGAGAAAGAAGAGAAAATGTGCATTAACAAGCACTGAAATTTGAACACAGACCACAGTAGACTTCCTAGTTCTGACATCAAAATTGGCACCaaaattatgtttttatatTAGGAAAATTGTCTGTAGTTTCATTAGAAGTAGACAACATTGAAATATGCAAAACTTGAAAGTATGCACCCTTCCAGTTTACCACACTGACGAAAAAATAAGTTTACATCAGATTAATTAGCATTACATGACATCTAATTCATGGATATTGTTTATATAATCAATGGTGCTTTAGTTGATAAatttaagacaaaaacttgtgtgagacggtctcacggatcgtattttatgagacggatcttttatttgagtcatcaatgaaagagtattactttttatgctaagagtattactttttattgtaaatatctttaaaattgactcgtctcataaaaaaaaattcgtgagatTATCACACAAAATATCTtatctaaattttttaaataggtAAGAAATTGTGGGGGATTTGCTTTGGCAGCCTTTTCATCTCACGCCTGCAGAATCTATTGGAGTCCTGGAAAATGGTATCTCTTGGAGTGTAACATGTAATCATATTTAGCAATATTTTTTATGCTTATCGTAatatacttttattttatttgagtaTTATAATTAACTACTAATTGAAAAGATAACCAAATATTTATGCAAACACTCGTTAAATAAGAGTAAAACTGAAATTGTTTGTGTAATTGgtatttttcataaattttataatCTGTGAAAAACAAAAACAGGAGAAATAAAATCCTAAATATTTATGAATGACCAAAATTTCTCCACAATATCAATTTTGCATACGGGTCGATTACGAGTATTAAAAATTAGCACCAAAATGAATTCAACTGAAAATACATCATAATATCAAATTGTACATTTGGTTACTATTTTTGTTTTTCGCATTTAATTCAATCGAAACGTTTGACTTTTCAATTTCCACAAATTATTTATGATCACGTTTGAGTCTGTGAATTTTCATATCAATTAAAACAATCATGCAGTTAATGCAGAGTCTTCATTCTTGAATTGACTGCACTATCATTATTCACTCTGCTGCGTCCATCTTAAAATAGTTGCAGGAGTATAGGAAACCGAacatttataatttatatttcatTGGTTTCGATTATCTAATTTTAAACTGTTTTAATATagcattttaatattattttcgtCCTGagtatataaatttatttcatttttattttttatttaattcgtgTAAAAAATAGTTTCATATTTTTCAATAGTTCGTtaccaaaaaaataataatagacGCAACTTTTAAGATACGGAGTCATTTATGCAATAATTAGTTGAGCTAAATAAGAGCCAGCCATCTTCTGCAATGAATGCACAAATTCTTTACTGCaaaacaagacttgtatttacGCAGGCAAGGGCCTAAGGGCGACAATATTCGTCAAACGACGTGTGCTATTGTTTTCTAATGTCTTTATAATTTGTCTTAAAATATAAAactaagacaaaaacttgtgtgagacgatctcacgaatcgtattttataagacatatctcttatttgggcacatctcttattttatttcatttaatatATTTCTTAAAAAAAGCTCGTATTTCATGTGATGTACGGGTCTGGGCTTTAAACCGTGACGTCACTATTGAGCATTGTGGGATGGGCTTATGGCTTAGATTAAATTGCTAGGCCTGATTCATCTGAGCCTGTAAATAATCGGGCCCCAAGCCCGGGTCAtttatttgaaatattattCTATTAGGTATTTTCCAAAATATACATATTTATTGAATTGATGTAAAATATACGTTTAAGTAAGTACATACAAATTAAACAAAGATGTGGATAGTATATACTGATTTGGCGTGTCATCCACCAACTTGGTGTCATTTCTAGATCGACAATCCCAAACTACATCGTCTCCctgattaattttaaaattatatatatatatacttttgatATGATATATTATCCATTAGTAATGAAGTGTCACTCATTTATTGGAAGCTAAGAAACATATCCAAATTATACATTCAATATGTTAGTATAACGTCATCCGTGGACACTGAAGTGAACATGGTATATCTATCTATATGTTGTACATACAAGCATTTCATTTCAAACGAGTTGACCGAAAAATCTAAAAGCTATATTTAGCCCTAAAAAGCTATATTTACCgatattttattgaatgaaccttaaaaa from Primulina eburnea isolate SZY01 chromosome 6, ASM2296580v1, whole genome shotgun sequence encodes:
- the LOC140833547 gene encoding uncharacterized protein, whose translation is MATKWMKSLHCKSKALDDVVHHRRPSTKTHPHLLSNSSSCKNSVQSLGDIVEITKQSKSKKIKPKKRSPQTPQPRRPVVRSPEPGLHPPDRTRPSSTESSFFSSLTELPEGHASRNVVEIIFHTSWGEKHFSGRVEMVFKIHNLTRTVSRFEEYREVVKCRASCSAVGGDGGEDHARSVADGNEVMRFYCLGATAPSPGGTCVGESDIWAFHGGKGAAAVCTFPGCGEAHESAGGGKGRRAMLVCRVIAGRIHKQLDYGSLIDGGIKFDSVSGETGELLVFDSRALLPCFLIIYKL